A portion of the Labilithrix sp. genome contains these proteins:
- a CDS encoding HmuY family protein, which yields MDAGADAAASFDTGVELRVEVPATGRVYVRLEPPSVVGAGDAWDLAFEGLDVYTNSGSSGSGKGGAFGPLDGITFLGDQAPQVPFITQDEPGGAFRNWYAYEGSTHALYSRFHTYGVKDGDRIWKVQLLSYYGERDGAAVSALLRVRYAEVGGAAQEITLDGTAGGPNSPADSPSECIDFGTGARSMLTPAAALASSAWHICARRDSIFVNGEKGGPRGITAVDLQAAETATETLSAVQTRTPESTAAAFDAVNRASFDGKTFRGDRIVSAFSDRWIENDAPVNAAWLVVDAAGAQKVLVGFVRFEGATTASPGTVVMRIKPVKG from the coding sequence ATCGACGCCGGCGCCGACGCCGCCGCGAGCTTCGACACCGGCGTCGAGCTCCGCGTCGAGGTGCCCGCCACCGGCCGCGTCTACGTGCGCCTCGAGCCGCCGAGCGTGGTCGGCGCGGGCGACGCGTGGGACCTCGCCTTCGAAGGCCTCGACGTCTACACGAACAGCGGGTCGTCCGGGAGCGGGAAGGGCGGCGCGTTCGGTCCGCTCGACGGCATCACGTTCCTCGGCGACCAGGCCCCGCAGGTCCCCTTCATCACGCAGGACGAGCCCGGCGGCGCCTTCCGCAACTGGTACGCGTACGAGGGATCGACGCATGCGCTCTACAGCCGCTTTCACACCTACGGCGTGAAGGACGGCGACCGCATCTGGAAGGTGCAGCTCCTCTCCTATTACGGCGAGCGCGACGGCGCCGCGGTCTCCGCGCTCCTCCGCGTCCGCTACGCCGAGGTCGGCGGCGCGGCGCAGGAGATCACGCTCGACGGGACCGCGGGCGGCCCCAACTCGCCCGCCGACTCGCCGAGCGAGTGCATCGACTTCGGGACCGGCGCGCGCTCGATGCTCACGCCCGCCGCCGCGCTCGCGTCGAGCGCGTGGCACATCTGCGCGCGCCGCGACTCCATCTTCGTCAACGGCGAGAAGGGTGGACCGCGCGGGATCACCGCGGTCGACCTCCAGGCCGCCGAGACCGCGACCGAGACGCTGAGCGCGGTGCAGACCCGCACGCCGGAGAGCACGGCCGCCGCGTTCGACGCGGTGAACCGCGCGTCGTTCGACGGCAAGACGTTCCGCGGCGATCGCATCGTGAGCGCGTTCTCCGATCGCTGGATCGAGAACGACGCGCCGGTCAACGCGGCGTGGCTCGTGGTCGACGCGGCGGGGGCGCAGAAGGTGCTCGTCGGATTCGTTCGCTTCGAAGGTGCCACGACGGCGTCGCCCGGGACGGTCGTGATGCGGATCAAGCCGGTGAAAGGGTAG
- a CDS encoding caspase family protein has translation MSRWRARILFVVACGAGCHPPARTARAPAATARVAPEVIVQGWPKESVRALAWEGAELVASLESQTVVFDVATGMLASRRPAQQVTPVIPPDKRACTRERVTAIATSPDGRFLGCAEQGGVVAIVERETKRRWRWHPNPYLSAGTTFALAFHPSRPVLAAATSEGLVVHDWAAQESVRASASTTDAVAFSADGALLASGGRRGDVDVWETGVWQRIRALRSRTLPAIAVAADPREPRLYVAAGALLLGQATFDGAFEVTWDARDGGTERRGIERAPVAASFDPRADVLVRATSEDLVATTARAERWRTTTKGARFTHVAHAGDLVVALGASAGAYETHALRAFDAASGAPRWSTAAERGAPASLAVSADGSLLAAGVTIDGQGRVDVLATATGERVTSWVTTAAPSVAFVGDGLVASAGVVVEARSGRVTKTLGDLAAPLQLATSPDGRTLAVAGGRGELTVFDTTTWNRLSLRVDDGAAASIAFLGGSSHVVWKGAGGTLKAIDLQTDRVSTFALMERGAVVVVGPHGEYLAPRDAAGAVAFRWDARVYPFDQFDAIYNNPTRALEGLGFLAPDARSLFDAARARRMDQLGLRGGVASAGALPTVRLASVPPSSHEKRLVLHVRGADPAGRLRRIHVADNGVPVFGDRGKEVTPARNVDEDVTIELVPGPNKIAVAVENEDGVPSLEATTVVTYVGPAPEPAVHVFAVGVTRYRDRSLDLTYPAKDARDVLAAFCGGDRCAHAVELTDAAATRDGILALRTEIERTKPEDAVVVYLSGHGALDARGGYLFAPHDVDPSALERTGVPYAALEGLLDAVPARRKLLVMDTCNAGELDPEQVRAIAHAGKVKVVQAAALATVSPRARAARDLFAELRRGTGTHVLASSSGVEYSLEDPRYQNSVFTHALLRGLREREADEGRTGAITVSALRAFVTKTVAELTAGHQTPSARRENLDADFDLVMGGPSAAGRAATCALDRADASYRCGLLRLKLFPNADGGLARARDAIARSLPDGRGEIVWRQAGDRARWEVVAPYVEDPIDGGVAGLVPDEHGAARLAVCRVEGAIPEVLARCERAMDALARRSLPDVLPP, from the coding sequence ATGTCGCGATGGCGTGCGCGCATACTCTTCGTCGTCGCCTGCGGCGCGGGCTGCCATCCGCCCGCGCGGACGGCGCGTGCGCCCGCGGCGACGGCGCGGGTGGCGCCCGAGGTCATCGTGCAAGGATGGCCGAAGGAGAGCGTCCGCGCGCTCGCGTGGGAGGGCGCGGAGCTCGTCGCGTCGCTCGAGAGCCAGACGGTCGTCTTCGACGTCGCCACCGGCATGCTCGCCTCGCGCCGTCCCGCGCAGCAGGTCACGCCCGTCATCCCTCCCGACAAACGCGCGTGCACGCGAGAGCGGGTGACCGCGATCGCGACGTCGCCGGACGGCCGCTTCCTCGGGTGCGCGGAGCAGGGCGGCGTCGTCGCGATCGTCGAGCGCGAGACGAAGCGACGCTGGCGCTGGCACCCGAACCCGTACCTGAGCGCGGGCACGACCTTCGCGCTCGCCTTCCATCCGTCGAGGCCGGTGCTCGCCGCGGCGACGAGCGAAGGGCTCGTCGTCCACGACTGGGCGGCGCAAGAGAGCGTGCGCGCGTCGGCGTCGACCACCGACGCGGTCGCGTTCAGCGCCGACGGCGCGCTGCTCGCGTCCGGCGGTCGCCGCGGCGACGTCGACGTCTGGGAGACCGGCGTGTGGCAGCGCATCCGCGCGCTGCGATCGCGCACGCTCCCCGCGATCGCGGTCGCCGCCGATCCGCGCGAGCCTCGCCTCTACGTCGCCGCGGGCGCGCTGCTCCTCGGTCAGGCGACCTTCGACGGCGCCTTCGAGGTGACGTGGGACGCGCGGGACGGCGGGACGGAGCGCCGCGGGATCGAGCGCGCGCCCGTCGCGGCCTCGTTCGATCCGCGCGCCGACGTCCTCGTGCGCGCGACGAGCGAGGACCTCGTCGCGACCACCGCGCGGGCGGAGCGCTGGCGCACGACCACGAAGGGCGCCCGCTTCACGCACGTCGCCCACGCCGGCGATCTCGTCGTCGCGCTCGGCGCGTCCGCCGGCGCCTACGAGACGCACGCGCTCCGCGCCTTCGACGCAGCGAGCGGAGCGCCGCGCTGGTCGACCGCCGCGGAGCGCGGCGCGCCCGCCTCGCTCGCCGTGAGCGCGGACGGATCGCTCCTCGCCGCGGGCGTGACGATCGACGGGCAGGGCCGCGTCGACGTGCTCGCGACCGCGACGGGGGAACGGGTCACGAGCTGGGTCACGACCGCCGCGCCGTCGGTCGCCTTCGTCGGCGACGGGCTCGTCGCGTCCGCCGGCGTCGTCGTCGAGGCGCGGAGCGGCCGCGTCACGAAGACGCTCGGAGACCTCGCCGCGCCGCTGCAGCTCGCGACGTCGCCGGACGGACGAACGCTCGCCGTCGCCGGCGGTCGCGGGGAGCTCACCGTCTTCGACACGACGACATGGAACCGCCTCTCGCTTCGCGTCGACGACGGCGCGGCGGCGAGCATCGCGTTCCTCGGCGGCTCGAGCCACGTCGTCTGGAAGGGGGCGGGCGGCACGCTGAAGGCGATCGACCTCCAGACCGACCGCGTCTCGACGTTCGCGCTGATGGAGCGCGGCGCCGTCGTCGTCGTCGGACCGCACGGCGAATACCTCGCCCCGCGCGACGCCGCCGGCGCGGTCGCGTTCCGCTGGGACGCGCGCGTGTACCCGTTCGATCAGTTCGATGCAATCTACAATAATCCGACACGCGCGCTCGAGGGGCTCGGGTTCCTCGCGCCGGACGCGCGATCGCTCTTCGACGCCGCCCGCGCGCGACGCATGGATCAGCTCGGGCTCCGCGGCGGCGTCGCCAGCGCCGGGGCGCTCCCCACCGTCCGGCTCGCGAGCGTCCCGCCGTCGAGCCACGAGAAGCGCCTCGTGCTCCACGTGCGCGGGGCCGATCCGGCGGGCCGCCTCCGCCGGATCCACGTCGCCGACAACGGGGTCCCGGTGTTCGGCGATCGCGGCAAGGAGGTGACGCCGGCGCGGAACGTCGACGAGGACGTGACGATCGAGCTCGTACCGGGCCCGAACAAGATCGCGGTCGCGGTCGAGAACGAGGACGGCGTGCCGTCGCTCGAGGCGACCACGGTCGTCACCTACGTCGGGCCGGCGCCGGAGCCGGCGGTGCACGTCTTCGCGGTGGGCGTGACGCGGTACCGCGATCGCTCGCTCGACCTCACCTACCCGGCGAAGGACGCGCGCGACGTCCTCGCCGCGTTCTGCGGCGGCGATCGGTGCGCGCACGCGGTGGAGCTCACCGACGCGGCCGCGACGCGGGACGGGATCCTCGCGCTGCGGACCGAGATCGAGCGCACGAAGCCGGAGGACGCGGTCGTGGTGTACCTCTCCGGTCACGGCGCCCTCGACGCGCGCGGCGGCTACCTCTTCGCGCCGCACGACGTCGATCCGTCGGCGCTCGAGCGCACCGGCGTGCCATACGCCGCGCTCGAAGGGCTGCTCGACGCGGTGCCGGCGCGACGGAAGCTCCTCGTGATGGACACGTGCAACGCGGGCGAGCTCGATCCGGAGCAGGTCCGCGCGATCGCGCACGCGGGCAAGGTGAAGGTGGTGCAGGCGGCCGCGCTCGCTACCGTCTCGCCGCGCGCGCGCGCGGCCCGCGATCTCTTCGCCGAGCTGCGGCGCGGGACCGGCACCCACGTGCTCGCGTCGTCGAGCGGGGTCGAGTATTCGCTCGAGGATCCGCGCTACCAGAACAGCGTCTTCACGCACGCGCTCCTACGCGGGCTGCGCGAGCGCGAGGCGGACGAAGGGCGCACCGGCGCGATCACCGTCTCGGCGCTCCGCGCGTTCGTCACGAAGACGGTCGCCGAGCTCACGGCCGGACATCAGACCCCGTCGGCGCGGCGCGAGAACCTCGACGCGGACTTCGATCTCGTCATGGGCGGCCCGAGCGCGGCCGGGCGCGCCGCGACCTGCGCGCTCGATCGCGCGGACGCGAGCTACCGCTGCGGGCTCCTGCGGCTGAAGCTCTTCCCGAACGCGGACGGCGGGCTCGCCCGCGCGCGCGACGCGATCGCGCGGTCGCTCCCCGATGGCCGGGGCGAGATCGTCTGGCGGCAGGCGGGCGACCGCGCGCGCTGGGAGGTCGTCGCTCCGTACGTCGAAGACCCGATCGACGGCGGCGTCGCCGGCCTCGTCCCGGACGAGCACGGCGCCGCCCGCCTCGCGGTCTGCCGCGTCGAGGGAGCGATCCCCGAGGTCCTCGCGCGCTGCGAGCGCGCGATGGACGCGCTGGCGCGACGTTCGCTCCCGGACGTGCTGCCGCCCTGA
- a CDS encoding TonB-dependent receptor, producing the protein MKRIAAVVLASVLVATTAHAQQPGVGGQPAKRAITKMPRLVRFVEAEYPPSKKAAGITASVVLTITIEATGNVTAVAVASSAGPDFDAAAVAAAQRFQFEPAEVDGKPAPAKITYRYDFVIEEVAPPVEEPPPPPPPEPEPPPPPPPAEKTEEVAVRGRPRDRRQTVDYSVRAEQARKVAGTQGDVLKVIQNLPGISRPPVASGQIIVWGSAPKDTRVYVDGVDIPALFHGSGLRGTVSSDLVASIDLVPGAFGAEYGRGLGGLVRVETRSLPRGTHATVAADTLDGSALISSEIGERVRVATAFRYGWIDRVFAAVPTDRDLGDTFPLPRYRDGQVKATFDLRRNEVLDTVLLFSNDDLARTVDSVDPAKRRVESTRSSFWRAYARYTSVSDRGDTVILTPFYGQDSNGLTQRFGGTPARQDSDADRYGLRAALRSPIAKQITLHTGLDALGTATTLRREGSLTLPPREGDLFVFGQPPGDEYAVDRWKAHVLDVGPYAFVDLRFGPVTLTPGARYDAYLIEGNKLRQPTGTNPPIGYSRLESAFAPRASARWDVTPRFALTAAYGRYHQAPEPEELSAVFGTPDLTLSKATHITIGESLRVTDRLSLDVVAFDKQLSDLVVRTRLQNPVASRLLTQNGEGRSYGVQLLLRQELWHGFFGWASYAISRSERRYEGDLTWRRFDFDQPHVLSIVGSQEIGRYSLGARFRYATGNPRTPVIGSVYDARNDRFDPVFGPQNTTRIPAFWQLDVRVDRSFDLGRGLRALVFVDLQNVTNQRNAEEIVYTSDFRRRDRIAGLPFIAVVGGRLEL; encoded by the coding sequence GTGAAGCGGATCGCCGCCGTCGTCCTGGCCTCCGTCCTCGTCGCCACCACGGCGCACGCGCAGCAGCCCGGCGTCGGCGGCCAGCCGGCGAAGCGCGCGATCACGAAGATGCCGCGGCTCGTGCGCTTCGTCGAAGCCGAATATCCGCCGTCGAAGAAGGCGGCCGGGATCACCGCGTCGGTCGTCCTCACGATCACGATCGAGGCGACCGGAAACGTCACCGCGGTCGCGGTCGCGTCGAGCGCCGGGCCCGACTTCGACGCCGCCGCCGTCGCCGCCGCGCAGCGGTTCCAGTTCGAGCCCGCCGAGGTCGACGGCAAGCCCGCGCCCGCGAAGATCACGTACCGCTACGACTTCGTCATCGAGGAGGTCGCGCCGCCGGTGGAAGAGCCGCCGCCTCCTCCACCACCCGAGCCCGAGCCACCGCCGCCGCCACCTCCCGCTGAAAAGACGGAAGAGGTGGCGGTCCGCGGCCGGCCGCGCGATCGGCGGCAGACCGTGGACTACTCCGTCCGCGCCGAGCAGGCGAGGAAGGTGGCCGGCACGCAGGGCGACGTCCTCAAGGTGATCCAGAACCTGCCCGGCATCTCGCGGCCGCCCGTCGCGTCGGGCCAGATCATCGTGTGGGGCTCGGCGCCGAAGGACACGCGCGTCTACGTCGACGGCGTGGACATCCCTGCCCTCTTCCACGGCAGCGGCCTCCGCGGCACGGTGAGCTCCGATCTCGTCGCGAGCATCGACCTCGTCCCCGGCGCGTTCGGCGCCGAGTACGGCCGCGGCCTCGGCGGCCTCGTCCGCGTCGAGACGCGATCGCTCCCGCGCGGCACGCACGCGACCGTCGCCGCCGACACGCTCGACGGCTCGGCGCTGATCTCGAGCGAGATCGGCGAGCGCGTCCGCGTCGCGACCGCGTTTCGCTACGGGTGGATCGATCGCGTCTTCGCCGCGGTGCCGACCGATCGCGATCTCGGCGACACCTTCCCGCTCCCGCGCTACCGCGACGGACAGGTCAAGGCGACCTTCGATCTGCGCAGGAACGAGGTCCTCGACACGGTCCTCCTCTTCTCGAACGACGACCTCGCGCGCACGGTCGACTCGGTCGACCCCGCGAAGCGCCGCGTCGAGTCGACGCGCTCGAGCTTCTGGCGCGCCTACGCGCGGTACACGAGCGTGTCCGATCGCGGCGACACCGTGATCCTCACGCCGTTCTACGGCCAGGACTCGAACGGCCTCACCCAGCGCTTCGGCGGCACGCCCGCGCGGCAAGACAGCGACGCCGATCGCTACGGCCTCCGCGCGGCGCTGCGGTCCCCCATCGCGAAGCAGATCACGCTCCACACCGGCCTCGACGCGCTCGGGACCGCGACCACGCTCCGCCGCGAGGGCTCGCTCACGTTGCCGCCGCGCGAGGGCGACCTCTTCGTGTTCGGCCAGCCCCCCGGCGACGAGTACGCGGTCGATCGCTGGAAGGCGCACGTGCTCGACGTCGGTCCTTACGCGTTCGTCGACCTGCGCTTCGGCCCCGTCACCCTGACGCCGGGCGCGCGCTACGACGCGTACTTGATCGAAGGGAACAAGCTGCGGCAACCCACCGGCACCAACCCGCCGATCGGCTACTCCCGCCTCGAGTCCGCGTTCGCGCCGCGCGCCTCGGCGCGCTGGGACGTGACCCCGCGCTTCGCGCTCACCGCGGCGTACGGGCGCTACCATCAGGCGCCGGAGCCGGAGGAGCTCTCCGCCGTCTTCGGCACGCCCGACCTCACGCTCTCGAAGGCGACCCACATCACGATCGGCGAGTCGCTCCGCGTGACCGATCGCTTGAGCCTCGACGTCGTCGCGTTCGACAAGCAGCTCTCCGACCTCGTCGTCCGCACGCGGCTCCAGAACCCCGTCGCGTCGCGGCTCCTCACCCAGAACGGCGAAGGCCGGAGCTACGGCGTGCAGCTCCTCTTGCGCCAGGAGCTGTGGCACGGCTTCTTCGGCTGGGCCTCGTACGCGATCAGCAGGAGCGAGCGCCGGTACGAGGGCGACCTCACGTGGCGCCGCTTCGACTTCGATCAGCCGCACGTCCTCTCGATCGTGGGGAGCCAGGAGATCGGCCGCTATAGCCTCGGCGCGCGCTTCCGCTACGCGACCGGCAACCCGCGCACGCCGGTGATCGGGAGCGTGTACGATGCACGGAACGATCGCTTCGACCCCGTCTTCGGGCCGCAGAACACGACCCGCATCCCCGCGTTCTGGCAGCTCGACGTCCGCGTCGATCGCTCCTTCGACCTCGGGCGCGGCCTCCGCGCGCTCGTCTTCGTCGATCTCCAGAACGTGACCAACCAGCGCAACGCCGAGGAGATCGTCTACACGTCCGACTTCCGCCGCCGCGATCGCATCGCGGGCCTCCCCTTCATCGCCGTCGTCGGCGGGAGGCTCGAGCTGTGA
- a CDS encoding catalase has product MAKAAKNAKLTDLDRERVRDEGTTLTTDQGIPIPHTNDSLKAGVRGPTLLEDFHLREKITRFDHERIPERVVHARGSAAHGVFRVYESLADLTTAEFLCDPTITTPVFVRFSTVQGSRGSNDTVRDVRGFATKFYTTQGNFDLVGNNMPVFFIQDGIKFPDFVHAVKPEPHHEMPQGGSAHDTFWDFCGLQPESAHMVMWAMSDRGLPRSYATMEGFGVHTFRLIDKRGRARLVKWHWKPLRGMHALAWDEAQKIQGKDADFHRRDLWESIAAGRCPEYELGIQVIDEKVAAKIGVDLLDVTKLVPEEVVPVRRIGKMTLDRNPDNFFAETEQVAFCVANVVPGIGFTNDPMMTARLFSYLDTQLTRLGGPNHQQIPINRPIAPVHNHQQDGFHQHRIPTTTANYFPNFIAGGCPFAAKASSGYVHFPQAVEGVFTRERSPSFADHFTQAAMFFHSMSQPEQDHITDAYSFELSKVVRKEVRDRYVNEVLANIDTTLARTVAERVGVRLTNKKRTMPPRLTSPALSMEKTPRDNVKGMMVAVLAAPGADAKDVAAVVAALTRAGAVPEVVGPALGPVVPGAPEATKTLFNTASVLWDAVYVASGETSLATLKARGDVAPFLKEAFRHGKPIGGAESFLRAVLGEDVPDAKGKSALPGVAFGGGARAFLAVMQKGRSWERSALVPPRA; this is encoded by the coding sequence ATGGCGAAGGCGGCGAAGAACGCGAAGCTGACGGACCTCGATCGAGAGCGCGTGCGCGACGAGGGCACGACGCTGACGACCGATCAGGGGATCCCGATCCCGCACACGAACGACTCGCTCAAGGCGGGCGTGCGCGGGCCGACGTTGCTCGAGGACTTCCACCTCCGCGAGAAGATCACGCGCTTCGATCACGAGCGGATCCCGGAGCGCGTCGTCCACGCGCGCGGCTCCGCGGCGCACGGCGTCTTCCGCGTCTACGAGTCGCTCGCCGACCTCACGACCGCGGAGTTCCTCTGCGACCCGACCATCACGACGCCGGTCTTCGTGCGCTTCTCCACCGTGCAGGGATCGCGCGGCTCGAACGACACGGTCCGCGACGTGCGCGGCTTCGCGACGAAGTTCTATACGACGCAGGGCAACTTCGACCTCGTCGGCAACAACATGCCCGTCTTCTTCATCCAGGACGGCATCAAGTTCCCGGACTTCGTCCACGCGGTGAAGCCGGAGCCGCATCACGAGATGCCGCAGGGCGGGAGCGCGCACGACACGTTCTGGGACTTCTGCGGCCTCCAGCCCGAGTCGGCGCACATGGTCATGTGGGCGATGTCCGATCGCGGCCTCCCGCGGAGCTACGCCACGATGGAGGGCTTCGGCGTCCACACGTTCCGCCTCATCGACAAACGTGGCCGGGCGCGCCTCGTGAAATGGCACTGGAAGCCGCTCCGCGGCATGCACGCCCTCGCGTGGGACGAGGCGCAGAAGATCCAAGGCAAGGACGCCGACTTCCATCGCCGCGATCTCTGGGAGTCGATCGCGGCCGGCCGCTGTCCCGAATACGAGCTCGGGATCCAGGTCATCGACGAGAAGGTCGCGGCGAAGATCGGCGTCGACCTCCTCGACGTCACGAAGCTCGTGCCGGAGGAGGTGGTGCCGGTCCGCCGTATCGGCAAGATGACGCTCGACAGGAACCCCGACAATTTCTTCGCCGAGACGGAGCAAGTGGCCTTTTGCGTCGCGAACGTCGTGCCGGGGATCGGCTTCACGAACGATCCGATGATGACGGCGCGGCTCTTCTCGTACCTCGATACCCAGCTCACGCGCCTCGGTGGCCCGAACCACCAGCAAATCCCGATCAACCGCCCGATCGCGCCGGTCCACAATCACCAGCAAGACGGATTCCATCAGCACCGAATCCCCACTACGACTGCCAACTATTTCCCGAATTTCATCGCCGGCGGCTGTCCTTTTGCGGCCAAGGCGAGCAGCGGGTACGTGCACTTTCCACAGGCTGTGGAAGGGGTGTTCACACGCGAGCGCTCTCCGAGCTTCGCCGATCACTTCACGCAGGCGGCGATGTTCTTCCACAGCATGTCGCAGCCGGAGCAGGACCACATCACCGACGCGTACAGCTTCGAGCTCTCGAAGGTGGTGCGGAAGGAGGTCCGCGATCGCTACGTGAACGAGGTCCTCGCGAACATCGACACCACCCTCGCGCGGACGGTGGCCGAGCGCGTCGGCGTGAGGCTCACGAACAAGAAGCGCACGATGCCGCCGCGGCTCACGTCGCCGGCGCTGAGCATGGAGAAGACGCCGCGCGACAACGTGAAGGGCATGATGGTCGCGGTCCTCGCGGCGCCGGGCGCCGACGCGAAGGACGTCGCCGCCGTCGTTGCCGCGCTCACCCGCGCCGGCGCCGTGCCGGAGGTCGTCGGCCCCGCGCTCGGCCCGGTCGTCCCCGGCGCGCCCGAGGCGACGAAGACGCTCTTCAACACCGCGTCGGTGCTGTGGGACGCGGTCTACGTCGCGAGCGGCGAGACGAGCCTCGCGACGCTGAAGGCGCGCGGCGACGTGGCCCCGTTCCTCAAGGAGGCCTTCCGCCACGGCAAGCCGATCGGCGGCGCGGAGTCGTTCCTGCGCGCGGTCCTCGGCGAGGACGTCCCCGACGCGAAGGGGAAGAGCGCGCTTCCGGGCGTCGCCTTCGGCGGCGGCGCGAGGGCCTTCCTCGCGGTCATGCAGAAGGGCCGCTCCTGGGAGCGAAGCGCGCTCGTGCCGCCGCGCGCCTAG